Proteins co-encoded in one Candidatus Marinimicrobia bacterium CG08_land_8_20_14_0_20_45_22 genomic window:
- a CDS encoding D-alanine--D-alanine ligase has product MPYDSCENRRARNGRRRKLGSVARIHHGKFIDGGSIDQKGEEGKIGMKIVVLKGGASSEREVSLNSGMNIANALKENGHDVLCLDTVLPIEQIKSPMKPTPKMIRNGDRNLVTLLTAPEVQSAKFVFNALHGGTGENGAVQAILETMGLKFNGSGVEGCAIAMDKIVSKVLFEKHGIPTPEWLSFQNDGKRPNAEIIEAILTKFQPPLVVKPAHEGSTVGLTIVRDVQSLGNALKIARKYNGSILVEKFIEGRELTVAVLGDKALPIVEICPKHGIYDYECKYTSGMSEYRTPAEIEPMLTRLIQDWTVVAFKALSCSGYGRMDLRLSLDHKPYFLEMNSLPGMTSLSLVPKAAKADGISFNELLEKIIKLGLSR; this is encoded by the coding sequence ATGCCGTACGATTCTTGTGAAAACCGGCGTGCGCGAAACGGCCGACGCCGAAAATTGGGATCCGTCGCCCGAATACATCACGGAAAATTTATTGACGGCGGCTCAATTGATCAAAAGGGAGAAGAAGGGAAAATCGGTATGAAAATTGTCGTTCTAAAAGGTGGCGCTTCATCGGAACGGGAAGTTTCGCTCAACAGTGGGATGAACATTGCCAATGCGCTGAAAGAAAATGGCCACGATGTACTCTGCCTCGATACAGTACTTCCGATTGAACAGATAAAAAGTCCAATGAAGCCGACGCCGAAAATGATTCGAAACGGCGATCGGAATCTGGTGACACTTTTAACCGCTCCTGAAGTTCAGTCGGCGAAATTTGTTTTCAATGCACTTCACGGCGGAACTGGTGAAAACGGTGCCGTTCAGGCAATTCTGGAGACGATGGGTTTGAAATTCAACGGCTCCGGCGTTGAGGGATGTGCTATCGCTATGGATAAAATCGTTTCGAAGGTTTTGTTTGAAAAACATGGCATTCCGACGCCCGAATGGTTGAGTTTTCAGAACGATGGGAAACGCCCAAATGCCGAGATAATCGAAGCGATTCTGACGAAATTTCAACCGCCGCTTGTTGTAAAACCAGCGCATGAAGGTTCGACAGTCGGTTTGACGATCGTGCGCGATGTTCAATCGCTTGGTAATGCCCTGAAAATTGCGCGGAAGTACAACGGCTCCATTCTTGTCGAAAAGTTCATTGAAGGTCGTGAACTGACGGTCGCGGTTTTGGGAGATAAGGCGTTGCCGATTGTCGAAATTTGTCCGAAACACGGCATTTACGATTATGAATGTAAATATACAAGCGGCATGAGCGAATACCGGACGCCGGCAGAGATCGAACCCATGCTGACACGTCTCATTCAGGACTGGACCGTCGTTGCATTCAAAGCGCTGAGCTGTTCCGGTTACGGCAGAATGGATTTGCGGCTCAGCCTCGATCACAAACCCTATTTTCTGGAAATGAATTCATTGCCCGGCATGACATCGTTGAGTTTAGTTCCAAAAGCCGCAAAAGCCGACGGCATTTCCTTTAACGAATTGCTGGAAAAAATTATTAAACTTGGACTTAGCAGATGA